The DNA segment GCGCTGACCCAAGTGCTCAAGCCCAGCGGCATCCTGTTCAAGAACGATTCCGCCGCGCGCGACGCCGAAGGCCTCAACCGCTACGTCGAAACCGTGTTCGGCCTGGTCCCTGAATGGGTTGCCCTGGAAGAAAACGGCGTGCAATTCGAAGCCCCGGTGATCCAGGGCCAGAAGACCGGTTGGTTCTACGACCACCGCATGAACCGTGCACGCCTGGCCCCGTATGCCAAAGGCAAGCGCGTTCTCGATCTGTACAGCTACATCGGCGGCTGGGGCGTGCAAGCTGCCGCGTTTGGCGCCAGTGAAGTGTTCTGCGTCGATGCCTCGGCCTTTGCTCTGGATGGCGTAGAGCGCAACGCCGCGCTGAACGGCGTTGCCGAGAAGATGACCTGCATCGAAGGCGACGTGTTTGAAGCGTTGAAAGAATTGAAAGCCAGCGAAGAGCGCTTCGACGTGATCGTCGCCGACCCACCCGCCTTCATCAAACGCAAAAAAGACATGAAAAACGGCGAAGGCGCTTACCGCCGCCTCAATGAGCAAGCCATGCGCCTGCTCAGCAAGGACGGCATCCTGGTCAGCGCCTCGTGCTCCATGCACCTGCCGGAAGACGACCTGCAAAACATCCTGCTGACCAGCGCCCGCCACCTGGACCGCAATATCCAGATGCTGGAGCGTGGTGGCCAGGGCCCGGACCACCCGGTGCACCCGGCGATTGCCGAGACGCGCTACATCAAGAGCATTACGTGCCGGTTGTTGCCCAATAGCTAAGTAACATGCAGATCAAAGGTGGGAGTGGGCTTGCCAGCTCCCACCTTTTTTGTGCAGTGTCAGAAAGATTTTTCCTACCGTCGCAAGCCGCGCGCTCCCCAGGAAATTTCCTTCAAAGGTTTTGATTGAATTCCACTTTTTGCAGACTAGTATCGGTTTCTGGCTTCACTGCGGAAAACAAAAACAATGTCTGACTCCACCTGCTCGCCCGTCCTCGATGGCCCAGCCAAACGCCAGTATCTTTCCCGCTTCATCCTCATCACCTGCATTGCCCTGATCAGCTTCTTCCCGATCAATATCCTGCTGCCTTCATTTCCGGCCCTCGCCGCCAGGTTCGACACGCCCAGCGCCAATGTCGCGCTGTCCATCAGCCTGTTTACCCTGGTTTTTTCGGTCTCCCAACTGATCGCCGGCCCACTCTCGGATAAATGGGGGCGCAAGGAAGTCCTGCTTGGCTGCATCACACTGTCGATCCTCGGGGCGATAGGCTGCACGCTGGCATCGGACTACCTGACCTTCCTGCTGTTTCGCAGCGTGCAGGCCATGGGCTGTGGCTTCTTCGTGCTGGGCCACGCCCTGGTGGAAGACCTGTTCGAGGAGCAGGACCGGGCTCGCGTGCGCCTGTATTACATGACCCTGAGCGGCTCGTTCGTCGCCCTTTCGCCGCTGATCGGCTCCTGGCTGCAAACCACCTTTGACTGGCAAGGCAGCTTCTACGGGTTCGCAGTGATGGCATTGGCCATGTTGATCCATGCGCTGTGCATCCTGCCGTCCAAGTCCGCCAGCCCCCATCGCGCACCGGTGTCGATCATCGCCACCTTGAAAGCCGTGGCCGGCAACCGGGACTTCCTGCGCTACTGGTGGATCGCCGCACTGGTGTTCGCCTGCTACTTCGCCTTGATCAGTGTCACCCCCCTGATGTTCATGGATGGGCTGAAACTCTCCGAATACCAGTACGCCCTGGTGCTGATGGTCTACGGCGTGGCCTATCTGCTGGGCGGCGTGGCGGCCTCGTTTCTGCAAAAACGCATCTCGCTGTCCCGGCAAATCAATATCGGCCTGGGGTTACTGCTGGTGGCCGGTGTGCTACTGATGCTGATCGTCAGCCTTGACGCCATCACCACCATAACCCTGCTGATCCCGATGCTGATCAGCGCCCTGGCCGTGACCCTGGTGCGCCCGGCGGCGATTTCGGCGGCGATGCTGTTGTTCTCAAGCAGCGCGGGCACGGCCGCCTCGGCGGGCAACAGCATCATGTTCCTCACGGCCGCGATCAGCAGCGCCGCCCTTGCGCAAACCGGAACGCATTTGCTGATGACCATTGCCGCAAGCTTCATCGCCTTCAGCCTCTGGGGCTGGCTGACAAATACGAGGGTCGGGCGATAAAGCCCCGGGACATGCTTCTCGCCATTCCCTCCCGACGCCAGCGGTGTAGAATCGACCCTATTCATCGCCAGTCATCCCCCGGCGGGTTTATGAGCTCGAGGCCCAAGCAAGCGGCGATCCCGCGACGCGAGTGGCAACTTCCGGACACACGGCCATTTTTCGGGTGTTCCAGTCGTCAATTAGAAGCTCACTCCCCTTTAGTACTTGATTAGCCGCCCGGAGTGCTCCAATGCCAGATTACCGCTCGAAAACATCCACCCATGGCCGCAACATGGCCGGCGCCCGCGCACTGTGGCGTGCCACGGGGATGAAAGATGACGACTTCAAGAAGCCGATCATCGCGATTGCCAACTCGTTCACCCAATTCGTACCGGGCCACGTCCACCTCAAGGACCTGGGCCAACTGGTCGCCCGCGAGATCGAACGTGCTGGCGGCGTAGCAAAAGAATTCAACACCATCGCCGTGGATGACGGCATCGCCATGGGCCATGACGGCATGCTGTATTCCCTGCCGAGCCGCGAGATCATCGCCGACTCCGTGGAATACATGGTCAACGCCCACTGCGCCGACGCCATCGTCTGCATCTCCAACTGCGACAAGATCACCCCTGGCATGCTGATGGCCGCCCTGCGCCTGAACATCCCGGTGATTTTCGTCTCTGGCGGCCCGATGGAAGCCGGCAAGACCAAGCTCGCCTCCCACGGCCTGGACCTGGTTGACGCCATGGTCATCGCCGCCGATTCCAGCGCTTCTGACGAGAAGGTCGCGGAATACGAGCGCAGCGCCTGCCCGACCTGCGGTTCGTGCTCCGGCATGTTCACCGCCAACTCGATGAACTGCCTGGTGGAAGCCCTGGGCCTGGCCTTGCCGGGCAACGGTTCGACCCTGGCCACCCACAGCGACCGCGAGCAGTTGTTCTTGCAGGCCGGCCGTACCATCGTCGAGCTGTGCAAGCGTTACTACACCGAGAACGATGAGTCGGTATTGCCGCGCAATATCGCCAACTTCAAGGCGTTCGAAAACGCCATGACCCTGGATATCGCCATGGGCGGTTCCACCAACACCATCCTGCACTTGCTGGCCGCAGCGCAAGAAGCCGAGATCGACTTCGACCTGCGCGACATCGACCGCCTGTCCCGCCACGTGCCGCAGTTGTGCAAGGTCGCGCCGAACATCCAGAAGTACCACATGGAAGACGTGCACCGCGCCGGCGGGATCTTCTCGATCTTAGGCTCCCTGGCCCGTGGCGGCCTGTTGCACACCGACCTGCCGACCGTGCACAGCAAATCCCTGGCCGAGGGCATCGCCAAGTGGGACATCACCCTGACTGACGACGAAGCCGTGCACACCTTCTTCAAGGCAGGCCCGGCTGGCATCCCGACGCAAACTGCTTTCAGCCAGTCGACCCGTTGGGACACCCTGGACGACGACCGTGAAAATGGCTGCATCCGCAGTGTCGAACACGCCTACTCCAAAGAAGGCGGCCTGGCTGTGCTGTACGGCAACATCGCCCTCGACGGCTGCGTGGTGAAGACCGCTGGCGTGGATGAGTCGATCCATGTGTTCGAAGGTCGCGCCAAGATCTACGAAAGTCAGGACAGCTCGGTACGCGGCATCCTCGCCGACGAAGTGAAAGAAGGCGACATCGTAATCATCCGCTACGAAGGCCCGAAAGGCGGCCCGGGTATGCAGGAAATGCTCTACCCGACCTCGTACCTGAAGTCCAAGGGCCTGGGCAAAGCCTGTGCGCTGCTGACCGACGGGCGCTTCTCCGGCGGTACTTCGGGCCTGTCCATCGGCCACGCTTCGCCAGAAGCCGCTGCCGGTGGCGCGATTGGCCTGGTGCAGGATGGCGACAAGGTGCTGATCGACATTCCGAACCGCTCGATCAACCTGTTGATCAGCGATGAAGAACTGGCGGCACGCCGGGTCGAGCAGGACAAGAAAGGCTGGAAGCCGGTGGAGAAGCGTCCGCGCAAAGTCACCACCGCCCTGAAGGCTTACGCCCTGCTGGCCACCAGTGCCGACAAGGGTGCAGTGCGTAACAAGGCCATGCTCGACGGCCTGTAAGCCCCGCCCATAAAAATGCCCCGCCAAGTGCGGGGCATTTTTTTGCGCCGAAGAAATCGCGCAAATTACCCCGGGGCGATACTCCTGGCCAAACCTGCCGACCATGCAGCAACCATCTTGTCTGCCACCCCTTCAAACGCGGGATGAGTACTTCGATAGGCCAAAAGCTCCGTCATTGCGCGGCTCATGCCATCCTGCACCCTGGCGAGCAACTCATTGCAGCGCGCCTCTGTCAGATTGCACGAACGGCGACCGAACTGGACCAGCATCTTGCGTTTGGGCCAGGCCTTAGAACCGTCCAGCAAGAGGGCCATGATGTCGCTGCCCTGGTAGACCGTGGTGGTCACCAGGTCGTAGGCCGGCGCGAGCCAGATGTCAGCCTCTTCGGCACAGTTCTCATAAAGCACACCGAAGTTTTTCAGGTGCCCGTCACCATTCTGGATACCGGCAGAGAGCGCCACCATCATGAAAAAATCTTCCAGCGCCTTGGTTACCCGGCTTGGCGTGACATAAGACTTGATCAGCCTGGCGCATCCCTGGTAAGTCCCGTCGTACTTCCTGCGCGTCGCCAACCCTGACAGAACGCACATATCCTCAAACCCGAGGTAGGCGCCATCACTGACGTCGAACCGTTGCACAACAAGGAATTTCGCGTTTTTGCTCAGTTGAAAAACCGGCACTTCAAGGCCGCAGTGCAATGCCGCCCGCATGCAAAAAAACTCGTTGGCCGCCAACTGAGGGAAGTCTTGTTCATTGAACGCCTTCACCAGGTGCGTGACACCCCGGTGGGTAAACCGCGCCATATCAGGCGCCATCTCGTCAATATCGCGCACCAGCACTTTCGGCTGAACGCCCGAAACCCCGGAGTAGGCGGCGTAGGTTCGCAATAGGTCACTGAAGAGATCGTTTGCCCCGTCATGGACCAACAGTTCAGACAGGTTGATCTGCGGCAGCGATGCCTCACCGCCAGCGTGGACAATGCTGATTCGGCCAAGCTGGTGTGGCCCAACGATACCCAGCAATGCCAGGTCGTCGAAGCCGCGTACTGACTTGCTGAAACGCCGCACGAGCTCGTCTTTGAGATACCCCTCGGGAAGGTGCATCTCGAACAGCGGATGGATGCCGTACTCCCAGTTGTAACTCTCCAGGCGCACCGGCATCGTCAAGGAGACGGCATTCTCTTCGGCCACCGCATCGTTATACGAGAAAACCGAATCGTGCCTGTTTTCTTCGCTCCGGCCGAGTGTTCCTGCCACCACACCACCAGTGCCGATGGACAGTCGGTCATTGTGCCTGGTCATGGATGCGTCCTGATTTCAGCTCATCGAGCGTCATGCGCCGACGCCTGGGAGTCGCGGTCAATTCGTATCCCAAGCCCTCAAGGATCGCGGCAACCTTGCGAATCCCCACTTCCGGGATGCTGTTGTTCTCGATCCCAGAGATGGTTGCACGACTCATCCCGTGCCGTTGCGCAAGCTGGGTCTGTGAGAGGCCAGCGGCTTTACGCAATTGTTTGATTAAAAGACCTAATTCATCCACGCTAAATTGCATCCTATACAATGCAAAACATGAAAAATCACTCAAATGCACCGCATACAATGCATTAAAGCGTGATGGTCCTTTCTACACCCAACGGTAAAGCCTGGCAACTCTGTGGCGGGGCCTTATTGAATCGCCTCCGGCTTGACGATCACCCAGTTCTTATCCGCCGTCACCGGTAACCCTTCCTTGGCCTGGGCCGCCGCATGCTTGGCCATCATGCCGTTAATCTGGGTCATGTACTTGTCCTTGCGGTTGATCCACAAGTGGATGCCACCCTTGGCCACGTCCACATCGTGAAACAGCATGTAGCCGTCGCTAGTGGGGGTGTCGCCGCCGACCAGCACCGGTTTTTTCCACTCGTCGATGTAGGTGAGGATCGCCGCATGCTTGCCGGCCATCCAGGTTGCCGGGGTCCACAGGTAGGGGGTCAGTTCCAGGCCGAGGTTGGCCTTTTCGTCGTATTTGCCGGCGCTGATCTGCTTGCGGGCGGTGGTCAGCTCGCCAGTCTTGCGGTCCTTGAGCAACAGGCTGACGCCAATGACGTTCTGCGGCTTGACGTTGTAGCCGTACTTCGGATCCGAGGCGACCATGCGCACCAGCTCTTCAGAGGCAGCGGTCATCACGTACACGTCGATGCCGTTTTCCATCAGCTTGTTGTACAGCTCGGTCTGGCCGGTGAAGATTTTCGGCGGCTGCACCTCCATGTTCTTCACCACGTCGCCTTCGAAGTAGGTGACCGGCACCGGTTTACCGGAGGCCATCAGCTCATCGACGTAGCCCTTGAGTTCCTTGAGGGTAAAGCCTGAAAACACCTGGGCGACCCACGGGTAGCAGACCATGTCGTCCACTTCGCACAGGCGATAGTAGTAACTGAACAGACTTTCCTTATGGTCAGCAGTGTCTTTGAACGGCATAAGTTTGAGCGACGGATCGAGACTGTCGCGGGTGATCAGGCCCTTGTTTTCCATGTACGGCAACAGTGACTCTTCGAGGTCGAAGCGGTAGCTGGTGTTGTCCATGTCGAACACCGCGTAATTGCCCTTGTTGGCGTTGGCGGCAATCATTTCGTTGAGTTGCTTGGCGGCGGGTGCCGGCCAGTGTTTCAACTCGGTGGCGGCCATGACCTGGCTGACAAGCCCCAGGCATAGCGCGGCGGCAAACAGTCTCGGCGCGAGCTTCATGTGCGTTTTCTCCCTGAGTGAAAGGCATAAACGCTAACAAATCCTTATGACCGTTCCCGGCACCAGCACGACCGTCTGCGTCCTGATACCGCCACCGGCATACGTCTGGGCGCCAAAGCCTTATTCCAAAAACGACAGTAGTCATTCCATAAAGGTATTAAATCAATATATTTCAAGCTGTTAGGCTTTCCGGTTCGCAGTCGCACGCTCAGGCGACTGGCAGCCATTTAATTGGAGCTTCAATGAATCTGCCGCTGATTCTCAATTTGCTGGTGTTCCTGGCGTTACTGCTAGGCCTGGCCCAAACCCGTCACAGCCACTGGAGCCTGGCCAAGAAGGTCCTGCTGGCACTGGTGCTCGGGGTGGTTTTTGGTGTGATCCTGCACACCATTTATGGTGCTGGTCACCCGGTACTCAAGGCCTCGATCAGTTGGTTCGACCTGGTGGGCAATGGTTATGTGCAACTGTTGCAGATGATCGTGATCCCGCTGGTGTTCGCCTCGATCCTCAGCGCCGTGGCCCGCCTGCATAACGCCGCGTCCCTGGGCAAGATCAGCTTCCTGACCATTGGCACGCTGCTGTTCACCACCGCCATTGCGGCGCTGATCGGTATCGGCCTGACCAACCTGTTCGGCCTCACCGCCGAAGGCCTGGTGGCCGGCACCCAGGAGTTGGCGCGCCTGCAGGTGATCCAGAGTGACTACGCAGGCAAGGTCGCCGACCTGAATATCCCGCAGTTGCTGCTGTCGTTTATCCCGCAAAACCCGTTCGCCGACCTGGCCCGGGCCAAGCCGACGTCGATTATCAGTGTGGTGATCTTCGCCGCGTTCCTGGGGGTTGCCGCGCTGCAACTGCTCAAGGACGACGTGGAAAAAGGTCAGAAAGTGGTCAACGCCATCGACACCCTGCAAGCCTGGGTGATGCGCCTGGTGCGCCTGGTGATGAAGCTGACCCCTTACGGCGTACTGGCGCTGATGACCAAAGTGGTCGCCAGTTCCAACCTGCAAGACATCATCAAGCTCGGCAGTTTCGTGCTGGTGTCCTACCTGGCGCTGGGGCTGATGTTCGTGGTCCACGGCCTGCTGCTGTCCCTGGCCGGGATCAACCCGCTGCGCTTCTTCCGCAAGGTATGGCCGGTGCTGACCTTTGCCTTCACCAGCCGCTCCAGCGCGGCGAGCATCCCGCTGAGCATCGAAGCGCAGACCCGCCGCCTGGGCATCCCGCAGTCCATCGCCAGCTTCGCCGCCTCGTTCGGTGCGACGATTGGCCAGAACGGCTGTGCCGGCCTGTACCCGGCGATGCTGGCCGTGATGGTGGCGCCGACTGTGGGCATCAACCCCCTGGACCCGCTGTGGATCGCCACCCTGGTGGCGATTGTGACCCTGAGCTCGGCCGGTGTAGCGGGCGTGGGCGGCGGTGCGACGTTTGCCGCGCTGATCGTGCTGCCGGCCATGGGCTTGCCGGTGGCGTTGGTGGCGCTGCTGATTTCCGTGGAGCCGCTGATCGACATGGGCCGTACGGCGTTGAACGTGAATGGTTCGATGACGGCGGGGGCGATTACCAGCCAGATCATGCAGCAGACGGATAAAGAGCTGCTCAATGCCGATGAGCATGCTGAGTTGGCGCAGGCCTGATAGACCGCTATCGCGGGCAAGCCCACTCCCACAGTTGAACCGGTTTCTTCAGTAAAAATCGGTCAACTGTGGGAGTGGGCTTGCCCGCGATGCTTTTAGGCTTTTTCCCAAACTTCGAAGTTATAGGCCGGCTTGTCACCTTCAGCCGGATTCTGCACATTCGACACCAGCTTCCATTGGCGGGTATCAAACTGCGGAAACCACGCATCCCCTTGCGGGCTCAACTCCACCCGCGTCAAATACAGGCGATCCGCCTGCTCCAGCCCCTGCGTATACAGCTGCGCGCCGCCGATCAGCATCAGCTCATCCACGCCCTGCTCCAACGCCCAGGCCTCGGCCCGCGCCACGGCTGCATCGAGGGACGGAAAAACTTCCGCACCTTCGAGCACCAAATCGGTCTGACGGCTGACCACAATGTTCAAGCGACCCGGCAACGGTCGACCCAGGGAATCCCAGGTCTTGCGCCCCATGATGATCGGCTTGCCCAGGGTGGTGGCCTTGAAATATTTGAAATCCCCCGGCAAATGCCAGGGCATGCTGTTGTCGACGCCGATCACGCGGTTTTCACCGAGGGCTGCGATCAGGCTTAAAGGGAGAGTTTTTTTCATGGCGACGAGAATACCAGAGGCGCGGGCCAGCGGTTATGCTCCAGGCTCACTGACACAACAGGATGGCGCGTGACTGCACTTACACCTCTGCAAACACTCTGGCTGACGGAAACCGTGCGCCTGCGTGAAGAACACGCTGGCCCCCTGGAAGACCAGGAAGCCAATCGCCTGGCCCGCAGCCACGGCGGCGATCTGCCGACGCGCATTCAAAACCGCGCACTGTGGCTGGCCGAACGTGACGGCCTGCGCGCCGCCCTGCTCCACTGGCTGCAAGGCGCACGCCTGGCGCTGATGGTGCTGATGGTGCTGGCCATCGTCAGCGGCGCCGGCCTGGCCTTCGCCGCCCTGGGCAACGGCCAGGCCCCGGTCAATGTGTTCTGGGCCCTGGGCAGCCTGCTGGGCTTGAACCTGATCCTGCTGCTGAGCTGGGCCCTGGGCCTGTTGTTTGCCGGCGAACACAGCGCCAGCCTCGGCCGTCTGTGGTTGTGGCTCAGCGAAAAACTTGCCCGCGATGCCAAGGCCGCACAACTGGCGCCGGCGCTGTTGTTGCTGCTGCAACGCCAGAAGCTCAACCGCTGGGCGGTCGGCGTGCTGGTCAATGGCCTGTGGCTGCTGGCGCTGTGCAGCACGCTGGTGATCCTGCTGACCTTGATGGCCACCCGGCGCTACGGGTTTGTCTGGGAAACCACCATTCTCGGGGCCGACACCTTTGTCAGCGTGACCCAGGCCCTGGGCAGCCTGCCCGCACTGCTCGGCTTCAGCGTGCCCAGCGTGGAGATGATTCGCACCAGCGGCGATTCGGCGCTGACTATCGAAAGCGCCCGCCAGGCCTGGGCTGCGTGGCTGGTGGGGGTGTTGCTGGTCTATGGCCTGCTGCCCCGGTTGATTCTCGCCCTGTTGTGCCTATGGCGCTGGAAACGCGGGCGCGCGGCCTTGGGCCTGGACCTCAACCTGCCCGGCTACAGCCACTTGCGCGATGCCTTGATGCCCAGCAGCGAACGCCTTGGCGTCAGCGATGCCGCGCCTGAGCAGTTGCACCACGTCAGCGGCGGTGCCAGCGAACTGCACAGCGATGGCGCCCTGCTGGTGGCCATCGAACTCGACGACCAGCACCCCTGGCCGCCCAAACTTCCGGCCATGGTCAAGGACGCCGGCATCCTCGACAGCCGTGAGTCTCGCCACAAACTACTGGAGCAACTGACCCGCTTCCCACCCGCACGCCTGGTGATCGCCTGCGACCCGCGCCGCTCGCCGGATCGCGGCAGCCTCGCGCTGATTGGCGAGCTGGCCCGCAGCGCCAGCGCCACCCGGGTCTGGCTGTTGCAAGCGCCACCGGGCCAGGCGCTGGATGCCGAGCGCCTTGGCGATTGGCACACGGCCTTGCAGCAACTGGACCTCCCCTTCGCCGACTGCGCGCCGCTCACCTGGCTGGAGACGGGCCATGACTAAACCCCTGAAACTGGCCGTGGTCGGCCACACCAACGTCGGCAAGACCTCGCTGCTGCGCACCCTGACCCGGGACGTGGGCTTTGGCGAAGTGTCCCACCGCCCCAGCACCACCCGGCATGTCGAAGGCGCACGCCTGTCGGTGGACGGTGAAGCCTTGCTGGAGCTGTACGACACGCCGGGCCTGGAAGATGCCATCGCCCTGCTCGATTACCTGGAGCGCCTCGACCGCCCCGGCGAACGCCTGGATGGCCCGGCCCGCCTGGCGCGCTTCCTCGAAGGCAGCGAAGCCCGCCAGCGCTTTGAGCAGGAGGCCAAGGTGCTGCGCCAGTTATTGGCGTCCGACGCCGGCCTGTACGTGATCGACGCCCGGGAACCGGTGCTGGCCAAGTACCGCGACGAGCTGCAAGTGCTGGCCAGTTGCGGCAAACCGCTGCTGCCGGTGCTCAACTTTGTCAGCAGCGCCGAACACCGCGAGCCGGACTGGCGCGAAGCCCTGGCCCGCCTGGGCCTGCATGCGTTGGTGCGCTTTGACAGCGTGGCGCCCCCAGAAGATGGCGAGCGGCGGCTGTATGAAAGCCTGGCCCTGTTGCTGGAAAGCTCACGGCCACAGTTGGAGCGGCTGATTCTCGACCAGGAGGCCCAACGCCAGGCGCGCCAGCAAAGCGCCGCACGCCTGATCGCCGAGCTGCTGATCGACTGCGCCGCGTGCCGGCGCAGCGTGGTCATCGAGGATGAACAGCAGGCCGTCAGCGATCTGCGCAAGGCCGTGCGCCAGCGCGAACAACGTTGCGTCGAGGCCCTGCTCAAACTCTACGGCTTCCGTGCGCAAGACGCCGCTGCCAGCGACTTGCCGCTGCTGGACGGACGTTGGGGCGATGATTTGTTCAACCCCGAAACCCTCAAGCAACTGGGGGTGCGGGTCGGCGGCGGGATTGCCGCGGGAGCTGCGGCCGGTGCCGGTGTGGACTTGCTGGTCGGCGGCCTGACCCTGGGCGCCGCCGCCCTGGCCGGGGCGATTGCCGGGGGCGCCCTGCAAACTGCGCGCAGCTACGGCAGCCGTTTGCTGGGCAAGATCAAGGGCCAGCGCGAGCTGACCGTGGATGACAGCGTGTTGCGCCTGCTGGCCCTGCGCCAGCGCCAGTTGCTCAAGGCCCTGAACCTGCGGGGGCATGCCGCGATGCACAGCATCAAGGTCGACACCCCGCAGGACAAGAGCTGGCGCGAAGGCAAACTGCCTGAGGCCCTGCACAAGGCGCGTGCCCATCCGCAATGGTCATCGCTCAACCCCCATGCACGGTTGAGCCAGGCCGAGCGCCAGGAACAGATCGAAGCCCTGGCCCAGCGCCTGGACGAGGCTTAAGCCGCCAGCAGGTGCCGGGCCTTGGCCTTCAACACCTCAAGGTCGAGCACCGGCACGTGCATTGCCTTGGCCTGCTCATCCCAGTGGCGCATGCGCAGGCTCACCGCACACAGCGGGTCCTGCTCAAACACACGGGCCTCGTCGGCCGTCATCACCCCGCCCTGGTAACCCAGGGTGCGGCGGCTGGCCTCGCTCAAGCGCGCATAGTAGTCCGGCTGGCTGAAGGTCAGGTAACGCTTGGCCTGCACGTGATACTCCACCAGTTTCGCCAGGCGCTCGCTGAACCCGGCACGCCGCAAGTAATCGGCACCCAGGCGTTCGTGGCTGACCACGCCGTAGCCACCCATATTCTCCCCACCCTGGCCGCAGATGTGCCCGATATCGTGGAAGAACGCCGCCAGCACCACTTCATCGTCAAAGCCTTCAGCCATGGCCAGTTGCGCGGCCTGGGACATATGCTCGATCTGCGACACCGGCTCGCCAATGTAATCGGCAGCGCCATGCTGCTCGTACAGGCCAAAGACTTCAGCG comes from the Pseudomonas shahriarae genome and includes:
- a CDS encoding type II toxin-antitoxin system HipA family toxin — encoded protein: MTRHNDRLSIGTGGVVAGTLGRSEENRHDSVFSYNDAVAEENAVSLTMPVRLESYNWEYGIHPLFEMHLPEGYLKDELVRRFSKSVRGFDDLALLGIVGPHQLGRISIVHAGGEASLPQINLSELLVHDGANDLFSDLLRTYAAYSGVSGVQPKVLVRDIDEMAPDMARFTHRGVTHLVKAFNEQDFPQLAANEFFCMRAALHCGLEVPVFQLSKNAKFLVVQRFDVSDGAYLGFEDMCVLSGLATRRKYDGTYQGCARLIKSYVTPSRVTKALEDFFMMVALSAGIQNGDGHLKNFGVLYENCAEEADIWLAPAYDLVTTTVYQGSDIMALLLDGSKAWPKRKMLVQFGRRSCNLTEARCNELLARVQDGMSRAMTELLAYRSTHPAFEGVADKMVAAWSAGLARSIAPG
- a CDS encoding class I SAM-dependent rRNA methyltransferase, with the translated sequence MSLPSLRLKANADRRLRNGHLWVYSNEIDVAATPLHGFQAGDQAILEAAGGKTLGIVAMSPNNLICARLLSRDIKLPLDKSLLVHRLNVALSLRDRLFDKPFYRLVYGDSDLLPGLVVDRFGDILVVQIASATMEAHKEDVIAALTQVLKPSGILFKNDSAARDAEGLNRYVETVFGLVPEWVALEENGVQFEAPVIQGQKTGWFYDHRMNRARLAPYAKGKRVLDLYSYIGGWGVQAAAFGASEVFCVDASAFALDGVERNAALNGVAEKMTCIEGDVFEALKELKASEERFDVIVADPPAFIKRKKDMKNGEGAYRRLNEQAMRLLSKDGILVSASCSMHLPEDDLQNILLTSARHLDRNIQMLERGGQGPDHPVHPAIAETRYIKSITCRLLPNS
- a CDS encoding dihydrofolate reductase — its product is MKKTLPLSLIAALGENRVIGVDNSMPWHLPGDFKYFKATTLGKPIIMGRKTWDSLGRPLPGRLNIVVSRQTDLVLEGAEVFPSLDAAVARAEAWALEQGVDELMLIGGAQLYTQGLEQADRLYLTRVELSPQGDAWFPQFDTRQWKLVSNVQNPAEGDKPAYNFEVWEKA
- the ilvD gene encoding dihydroxy-acid dehydratase, yielding MPDYRSKTSTHGRNMAGARALWRATGMKDDDFKKPIIAIANSFTQFVPGHVHLKDLGQLVAREIERAGGVAKEFNTIAVDDGIAMGHDGMLYSLPSREIIADSVEYMVNAHCADAIVCISNCDKITPGMLMAALRLNIPVIFVSGGPMEAGKTKLASHGLDLVDAMVIAADSSASDEKVAEYERSACPTCGSCSGMFTANSMNCLVEALGLALPGNGSTLATHSDREQLFLQAGRTIVELCKRYYTENDESVLPRNIANFKAFENAMTLDIAMGGSTNTILHLLAAAQEAEIDFDLRDIDRLSRHVPQLCKVAPNIQKYHMEDVHRAGGIFSILGSLARGGLLHTDLPTVHSKSLAEGIAKWDITLTDDEAVHTFFKAGPAGIPTQTAFSQSTRWDTLDDDRENGCIRSVEHAYSKEGGLAVLYGNIALDGCVVKTAGVDESIHVFEGRAKIYESQDSSVRGILADEVKEGDIVIIRYEGPKGGPGMQEMLYPTSYLKSKGLGKACALLTDGRFSGGTSGLSIGHASPEAAAGGAIGLVQDGDKVLIDIPNRSINLLISDEELAARRVEQDKKGWKPVEKRPRKVTTALKAYALLATSADKGAVRNKAMLDGL
- a CDS encoding phosphorylcholine phosphatase, with amino-acid sequence MKLAPRLFAAALCLGLVSQVMAATELKHWPAPAAKQLNEMIAANANKGNYAVFDMDNTSYRFDLEESLLPYMENKGLITRDSLDPSLKLMPFKDTADHKESLFSYYYRLCEVDDMVCYPWVAQVFSGFTLKELKGYVDELMASGKPVPVTYFEGDVVKNMEVQPPKIFTGQTELYNKLMENGIDVYVMTAASEELVRMVASDPKYGYNVKPQNVIGVSLLLKDRKTGELTTARKQISAGKYDEKANLGLELTPYLWTPATWMAGKHAAILTYIDEWKKPVLVGGDTPTSDGYMLFHDVDVAKGGIHLWINRKDKYMTQINGMMAKHAAAQAKEGLPVTADKNWVIVKPEAIQ
- a CDS encoding L-cystine transporter → MNLPLILNLLVFLALLLGLAQTRHSHWSLAKKVLLALVLGVVFGVILHTIYGAGHPVLKASISWFDLVGNGYVQLLQMIVIPLVFASILSAVARLHNAASLGKISFLTIGTLLFTTAIAALIGIGLTNLFGLTAEGLVAGTQELARLQVIQSDYAGKVADLNIPQLLLSFIPQNPFADLARAKPTSIISVVIFAAFLGVAALQLLKDDVEKGQKVVNAIDTLQAWVMRLVRLVMKLTPYGVLALMTKVVASSNLQDIIKLGSFVLVSYLALGLMFVVHGLLLSLAGINPLRFFRKVWPVLTFAFTSRSSAASIPLSIEAQTRRLGIPQSIASFAASFGATIGQNGCAGLYPAMLAVMVAPTVGINPLDPLWIATLVAIVTLSSAGVAGVGGGATFAALIVLPAMGLPVALVALLISVEPLIDMGRTALNVNGSMTAGAITSQIMQQTDKELLNADEHAELAQA
- a CDS encoding helix-turn-helix domain-containing protein, which gives rise to MDELGLLIKQLRKAAGLSQTQLAQRHGMSRATISGIENNSIPEVGIRKVAAILEGLGYELTATPRRRRMTLDELKSGRIHDQAQ
- a CDS encoding MFS transporter yields the protein MSDSTCSPVLDGPAKRQYLSRFILITCIALISFFPINILLPSFPALAARFDTPSANVALSISLFTLVFSVSQLIAGPLSDKWGRKEVLLGCITLSILGAIGCTLASDYLTFLLFRSVQAMGCGFFVLGHALVEDLFEEQDRARVRLYYMTLSGSFVALSPLIGSWLQTTFDWQGSFYGFAVMALAMLIHALCILPSKSASPHRAPVSIIATLKAVAGNRDFLRYWWIAALVFACYFALISVTPLMFMDGLKLSEYQYALVLMVYGVAYLLGGVAASFLQKRISLSRQINIGLGLLLVAGVLLMLIVSLDAITTITLLIPMLISALAVTLVRPAAISAAMLLFSSSAGTAASAGNSIMFLTAAISSAALAQTGTHLLMTIAASFIAFSLWGWLTNTRVGR